In the Cellvibrio sp. KY-GH-1 genome, ACGGTTTACCGCCGCAATCGCCGTCTGGTGTGTTTCGACATGGATTCCACCTTGATCGACGCGGAAGTCATCGACGAATTGGCAAAAGCGGCTGGTGTGGGTGAACAAGTTGCTGAAATTACTGAAGCGGCCATGCGTGGCGAGCTGGATTTCAAGCAGAGTTTTGCACGGCGTATGGCGCTGTTAAAAGGTCTGGATGAATCAGTGCTGGCAGGCATTGCTGCGCAGCTGCGATTAAATGAGGGTGCAGAGAAATTAATTTCCACGCTGAAAAAACTCGGTTACAAAACGGCCATTCTCTCGGGCGGTTTTAATTATTTTGGCAATTTTCTGCAAAATAAACTCGGCATTGATTATGTCTATGCCAACGAGCTGGATATTGTGGATGGCAAGGTTACCGGCGAAGTGAAAGGTATTGTCGTCGACGGCAAACGTAAAGCGGAATTGTTGGAGATGCTTGCCAAACAAGAAGGTATTGCGTTGGAGCAGGTTATAGCCGTTGGCGATGGTGCAAATGACTTACCTATGCTGAGTGTTGCTGGTCTCGGTGTCGCTTTCCGTGCGAAGCCGTTAGTAAAAGCCTCCGCGGAGCACAATATTTCCAATCTCGGGTTGGATGCAATTTTGTATCTGCTTGGATTTCGCGAGCGGGATAAA is a window encoding:
- the serB gene encoding phosphoserine phosphatase SerB: MNEILLINASGVDKPGVTRAITRVLANVNARVLDIGQAVIHDTLALGILVELRIAAEARAQLLEQIQQATEPLGIQVRFQTISAESYDQWAEQQGKTRHIVTLLARQVDAAMIAELTAVTSKHGLNIDSINRLSGRVSLAELTAEEAAQSSACVEFSVRGTPADLTALRADFMELSAQLNIDVAFQRDTVYRRNRRLVCFDMDSTLIDAEVIDELAKAAGVGEQVAEITEAAMRGELDFKQSFARRMALLKGLDESVLAGIAAQLRLNEGAEKLISTLKKLGYKTAILSGGFNYFGNFLQNKLGIDYVYANELDIVDGKVTGEVKGIVVDGKRKAELLEMLAKQEGIALEQVIAVGDGANDLPMLSVAGLGVAFRAKPLVKASAEHNISNLGLDAILYLLGFRERDKL